One stretch of Clavibacter californiensis DNA includes these proteins:
- the rplK gene encoding 50S ribosomal protein L11: protein MAPKKKVTGLIKLQIKAGAANPAPPIGPALGQHGVNIMEFCKAYNAQTEAQRGNVIPVEITVYEDRTFTFILKTPPAAELIKKAAGVAKGSGTPHTVKVAKLTMDQVREIAEQKQADLNANDIDAAAKIIAGTARSMGITVEA, encoded by the coding sequence ATGGCACCGAAGAAGAAGGTCACGGGTCTGATCAAGCTGCAGATCAAGGCCGGCGCCGCCAACCCCGCACCGCCCATCGGGCCGGCGCTGGGACAGCACGGCGTCAACATCATGGAGTTCTGCAAGGCGTACAACGCCCAGACCGAGGCTCAGCGCGGGAACGTCATCCCCGTCGAGATCACCGTCTACGAGGACCGGACGTTCACGTTCATCCTCAAGACGCCCCCGGCCGCGGAGCTCATCAAGAAGGCCGCCGGAGTCGCCAAGGGCTCGGGCACGCCGCACACGGTCAAGGTCGCGAAGCTCACGATGGACCAGGTCCGCGAGATCGCCGAGCAGAAGCAGGCCGACCTCAACGCCAACGACATCGACGCCGCGGCGAAGATCATCGCCGGCACCGCCCGCTCCATGGGCATCACGGTCGAGGCCTAG